One part of the Thiothrix nivea DSM 5205 genome encodes these proteins:
- a CDS encoding flavin-containing monooxygenase, whose amino-acid sequence MKKVCVIGGGASGLTAIKQLMDEGHEVTCYEKSSAVGGVFNYGSPNGRSIKSTVLTISNYLMAFSDYPPKGHRYFWTHEEYKQYLANYVKEFGLQERIVFDTEVLNLRKLDNQYQVVTRHNPTQTQKTEEYEAVVVCSGIHESRKIPPVTGIETFTGDIVHTQDFTDPNNAFSDASAFANKRVLCVGIGESAVDIVREVSKVTADCHLLMRSYPFLVPRVLHNTTADCTTTRAFHATYHPSENILYYRLGDWMLRAASFFGKLFVKEKQPALDAFNQPLEKKSLDFDTEYNEESLKLIKVWNQLSGGRRFSTKNVSFVPQVLNGSINVAVTSLESINGNTVKFSDGRSVEVDSIIFNTGFQHDLSFIEGFELKDNSVRNMFMHTFHEDWPNCAFIGWARPTSGGIPACAEMTARYFALLLSGKRSLPTDVPQRIEADKAFYKEALSDSPDIHSLILWKRYMDSYADLIGVRVRLWKYLLNPSLFLRLLYGTMLPVQYRLEGPHASPEVAKQTIMNLPLTSQLPFSLNDARNAIKAAILKRSDKYNESVFEVDFFPECQITEKDIEKYRFAANTK is encoded by the coding sequence ATGAAAAAAGTATGCGTTATTGGTGGCGGCGCATCAGGCCTAACGGCTATCAAGCAACTAATGGACGAGGGACATGAGGTTACCTGTTACGAAAAATCCAGTGCCGTAGGCGGTGTTTTCAACTATGGCAGTCCGAATGGCAGAAGCATCAAAAGTACGGTTTTAACCATATCCAATTATTTGATGGCATTTTCTGATTACCCGCCCAAAGGCCACCGTTACTTCTGGACGCATGAAGAATATAAACAATATCTGGCAAATTACGTCAAAGAGTTTGGCTTGCAAGAGCGAATCGTATTTGATACGGAAGTTCTCAATCTACGCAAGTTGGATAACCAGTATCAGGTAGTAACCCGACATAACCCGACACAAACACAGAAAACCGAAGAATATGAAGCTGTGGTTGTGTGTTCAGGCATCCATGAAAGCAGAAAGATTCCGCCTGTAACGGGTATCGAAACCTTCACAGGTGATATTGTTCATACCCAAGACTTTACTGACCCCAATAATGCCTTTAGTGACGCCTCCGCTTTTGCCAACAAACGGGTATTATGTGTCGGCATTGGGGAAAGTGCTGTCGATATTGTCAGGGAAGTCAGCAAGGTTACCGCAGACTGCCATCTGCTCATGCGTTCTTACCCATTTCTGGTTCCGCGCGTGTTGCATAACACCACCGCAGATTGCACCACTACCCGCGCATTCCATGCTACATATCACCCTTCTGAAAATATCCTTTACTACCGACTGGGCGACTGGATGCTAAGGGCTGCCAGCTTCTTTGGAAAATTATTCGTTAAAGAAAAACAGCCCGCCCTAGATGCTTTCAACCAGCCACTGGAAAAAAAATCCCTGGATTTTGATACCGAATACAATGAAGAATCCCTGAAACTGATTAAAGTCTGGAACCAGCTATCCGGGGGAAGAAGATTCTCAACCAAAAACGTGTCATTTGTTCCTCAGGTATTGAACGGCAGTATCAATGTCGCTGTTACATCACTGGAGAGTATTAACGGTAATACGGTGAAGTTCAGTGACGGGCGCAGCGTTGAAGTGGACAGTATTATTTTTAATACCGGCTTCCAGCATGACCTGAGCTTCATTGAAGGTTTTGAGCTGAAAGATAACAGTGTCAGAAACATGTTTATGCATACTTTCCATGAAGACTGGCCGAACTGTGCTTTTATTGGCTGGGCGAGACCGACTTCTGGTGGAATCCCCGCCTGTGCGGAAATGACGGCACGCTATTTCGCCCTGTTACTGAGCGGCAAGCGCAGCCTGCCAACCGATGTTCCACAAAGAATAGAAGCAGACAAGGCATTTTATAAAGAAGCCCTGAGTGATTCGCCTGATATACACAGCCTGATTCTCTGGAAACGTTATATGGACTCCTACGCCGACCTGATAGGCGTGCGTGTCAGGCTCTGGAAATACTTGTTAAACCCCAGCCTTTTCCTGCGCCTGCTGTATGGAACCATGTTGCCTGTCCAGTATCGCCTGGAAGGGCCTCATGCCTCTCCGGAGGTCGCCAAACAGACCATTATGAACCTCCCCCTCACAAGCCAATTACCGTTCAGCCTGAATGACGCCAGGAATGCGATAAAGGCAGCCATTTTAAAGAGGAGCGACAAGTACAATGAAAGTGTTTTCGAGGTGGACTTTTTCCCTGAATGCCAAATAACAGAAAAAGATATTGAGAAATACCGTTTTGCGGCAAACACGAAATAA